One window of the Nicotiana tabacum cultivar K326 chromosome 4, ASM71507v2, whole genome shotgun sequence genome contains the following:
- the LOC107767322 gene encoding F-box protein At2g26160-like yields the protein MGQRRRRKRKTRKKRTLGSSTSLIPNWSELQYDVLVHVARRLNLIEDYLNFAAVCKPWRLAATKENFNSDLPRVPWLMLAEEEGSDVSSCRKFFNLCNDLIFKTTIPQASGKRCLESMGWLITVGIDGEISLLHPFSGVQIELPHQNTTEDYTRNKTQYIWNFIHKAVLSTSPSKTSDYLLMVIEGENKYLSFWRPGDLKWTRIRRENYEPHSRDQHCDVVYFDGKFYAVDMQGNVLLRNVTDQLRLKE from the coding sequence ATGGGACAAAggaggagaagaaaaagaaagacaaggAAGAAAAGGACATTAGGTAGTAGTACATCTTTGATACCGAATTGGTCAGAACTTCAATATGATGTGCTAGTTCACGTTGCTAGGCGTTTGAATTTGATCGAAGATTACCTTAATTTCGCCGCTGTCTGCAAACCCTGGCGACTTGCGGCCACCAAGGAAAATTTTAACAGTGACCTGCCTAGGGTTCCATGGCTTATGTTAGCTGAGGAAGAAGGAAGCGACGTTAGTTCATGTAGAAAGTTCTTCAACCTCTGCAATGACTTGATTTTCAAGACAACGATACCACAAGCCAGCGGAAAAAGATGTTTGGAGTCTATGGGATGGCTTATCACTGTGGGAATAGACGGTGAAATTAGTCTGCTACATCCTTTTTCCGGTGTTCAGATTGAACTGCCCCATCAAAATACCACTGAAGATTATACCCGCAACAAGACTCAATATATATGGAACTTTATTCACAAGGCAGTTTTGTCCACTAGTCCTTCTAAAACATCAGATTATCTTCTTATGGTCATTGAGGGAGAAAATAAGTACCTCAGTTTTTGGAGGCCAGGAGACTTGAAATGGACCAGGATTAGAAGAGAAAACTATGAGCCTCATTCTCGTGATCAACATTGCGATGTGGTTTACTTTGATGGCAAATTTTATGCAGTTGATATGCAAGGCAATGTGCTACTTCGCAATGTTACTGACCAACTGAGGCTCAAAGAGTAG